In the genome of Bacillus sp. S3, one region contains:
- a CDS encoding DUF2515 domain-containing protein: MNHLTIQEHSIIRQILSETKKKNIDNISRTDAYFDYFKKNPDIIWSFLASMVSRNGGWNMCDLNGSTFSKLIDAGMRKQLFLTYERANWLIFHDVFPQLLLYQYSTKINKPMFHLLPYFNVSAFIQKEWARYWKENDRKRLTTALIINEQNVIQTPVIEHPVYNKKVFHSMIFSFQDWFHFSCVLFPTCGGEVYGASVNGFKSLSKRINLGKRLSSILFHPRLFPYFLEFAEKTPHTGSRYDYEQYFKIKIIHKTPLLRTSFPIISHHRHTYEDWSKERKVSPAWLQLKARHHHPIHLTDWYFAKSNQLQLLLALQKVFEFNKWK, encoded by the coding sequence ATGAATCATCTTACAATACAGGAACATTCAATCATCCGTCAAATTCTAAGCGAAACGAAGAAAAAAAACATTGATAATATCTCGAGAACGGACGCTTACTTTGACTATTTTAAAAAGAACCCAGATATCATTTGGTCCTTTCTTGCTAGTATGGTTTCAAGAAATGGAGGATGGAATATGTGTGATCTAAACGGATCCACTTTTTCGAAACTAATTGATGCCGGGATGAGAAAACAACTTTTCCTAACATATGAAAGGGCCAATTGGCTCATTTTCCATGATGTATTCCCTCAGTTATTGCTCTATCAATATTCGACGAAAATAAATAAGCCAATGTTTCATTTACTTCCATATTTTAATGTATCAGCTTTTATTCAAAAGGAATGGGCTCGATATTGGAAGGAGAACGATCGAAAACGGCTGACAACGGCATTAATCATAAATGAGCAAAATGTAATTCAAACGCCTGTCATTGAACATCCAGTTTATAATAAAAAGGTATTTCATTCGATGATTTTTTCTTTTCAAGATTGGTTTCATTTTAGTTGTGTTCTGTTTCCAACATGCGGCGGGGAAGTTTATGGCGCTAGTGTAAATGGCTTCAAATCATTATCAAAACGAATTAATCTGGGGAAAAGACTGTCTAGTATCCTTTTCCATCCCAGGCTGTTCCCTTATTTTCTGGAATTTGCGGAAAAGACCCCCCATACGGGGTCAAGATACGATTATGAACAATATTTTAAAATAAAGATTATTCACAAAACACCACTTCTCCGGACGAGTTTCCCTATTATTTCACATCACCGGCACACATATGAGGATTGGAGTAAGGAGAGGAAGGTCTCTCCAGCATGGCTGCAATTAAAAGCACGACATCATCATCCCATCCATCTTACTGACTGGTACTTTGCAAAATCTAATCAGCTTCAATTATTACTCGCACTTCAAAAGGTATTTGAATTTAATAAGTGGAAATGA
- the recU gene encoding Holliday junction resolvase RecU: MTVNYPNGKKYKPKEREIKNTGKNKKNGSYSNRGMTLEEDLNETNEFYRERKIAVIHKKPTPVQIVQVDYPNRSAAVIKEAYFKLASTTDYNGVYKGKYIDFEAKETQNPTSFPLKNFHPHQVEHMEEVMDQGGYCFVILRFTRFEQVYLLEAKHLLKYWKRMMGGGRKSVTKAEIEQDGHYIPLGFQPRIDYIKIIDTLLEG, translated from the coding sequence ATGACTGTTAATTATCCAAATGGAAAAAAGTATAAGCCGAAGGAACGTGAAATTAAAAATACCGGAAAAAATAAAAAAAATGGCTCGTACAGCAATAGAGGTATGACACTTGAAGAAGATTTAAATGAAACAAATGAATTTTACCGTGAACGTAAAATTGCAGTCATACATAAGAAGCCTACACCGGTACAAATCGTCCAGGTTGATTATCCAAATAGAAGTGCAGCCGTTATTAAAGAGGCTTATTTTAAATTAGCTTCGACGACTGACTATAATGGGGTATACAAAGGTAAATATATTGATTTTGAAGCAAAGGAAACACAAAACCCCACTTCTTTCCCATTAAAAAATTTCCATCCACACCAGGTGGAGCATATGGAAGAAGTAATGGATCAAGGAGGATATTGCTTTGTTATTCTAAGGTTTACCAGATTTGAACAGGTATATCTACTTGAAGCTAAACACTTGTTAAAGTATTGGAAAAGAATGATGGGCGGAGGCCGAAAATCGGTTACAAAAGCGGAAATTGAACAAGATGGTCATTACATTCCACTTGGATTTCAACCAAGAATTGACTATATTAAAATAATAGATACACTTTTAGAAGGTTAG
- a CDS encoding PBP1A family penicillin-binding protein, translating into MAEQYQSREERRKKLQSKGKPKAKKKTGGLFKKIFLSLVVLGIVGILAGVGTFAYLVKDTPKLDPKLLKDPIPSKILDKDGKQITEVGAVNREYVNYKDIPKVLENAVLATEDYRFYKHHGIDPIRLGGAVLANFQRGFGAEGGSTITQQVVKNAFLTKEKTLKRKVQEAWLSYQLEQQYTKHQIFEMYVNKVYVSQNSHGLATAAEIYYGKELNELTLAEAAQIAGMPQSPNNYNPFTHPDLAEKRRNIVLTLMEQHGFISKQEMDDAKKVSVAASVLKEDQRTVDEKPFDSFVDAVIDEVKENTDFDIFTDGLTIQTTLDKNAQTYVYNMLNSSDIINYPDEAFQAGIALLDTKTGEIRAIGGGRNQQVKRGFNYAIDSKRQPGSTIKPVLDYAPAIEYLNWGTYEMIEDKPITYSSGKKFGNWDQSYKGPMTIRTALQLSRNTPAVQALQQVGLDKAKDFAVSLGIPLKEIFESYAIGGFGGDTVGVSPLEMAGAYSAFGNNGFYTKPHAVTKITLRDGTSISTAPKPKVVMKDSTAFMITDMMKSVLVSPGTGTRAKVPGLPIAGKTGTTNYTADEMQKWNINKSAVPDAWFTGLTTNYTASIWTGYENRKTPITRVEDQRIAQLLFKNLMAYVSKDIETPDFTMPNSVQKVRIEKGTMPPVLAGEFTPDNQIITEYAVKGHAPKKVSQKYNKLEAPANPSAKYDEANKKIVLTWDYNNPNNTDVQFDITIDNASAPGHLVQTENSLTIPANPGEKYTFTIFAISGDKKSDPVTTSIDIPKPEKEKDQGDQNGDGNEGDNGNGNGNDNGSGNGNGNGNGNGNGNGNGNGNGNGDGNGDGGTIPPATPPATPSSGQGSGSRES; encoded by the coding sequence ATGGCTGAACAATATCAATCAAGAGAGGAGCGCCGAAAGAAACTCCAATCTAAAGGTAAGCCAAAAGCCAAGAAAAAAACAGGCGGGTTATTTAAGAAAATCTTCCTTAGCCTAGTGGTTCTCGGCATCGTTGGTATACTTGCAGGAGTTGGTACTTTCGCCTATTTAGTAAAGGATACTCCCAAACTTGACCCGAAATTATTAAAAGATCCAATCCCTTCAAAGATTTTAGATAAAGATGGCAAGCAAATTACCGAAGTCGGTGCCGTTAATCGCGAATATGTGAACTATAAAGATATTCCAAAAGTACTAGAAAATGCCGTTTTAGCTACGGAGGATTACCGTTTTTACAAGCATCATGGGATCGACCCCATTCGTCTTGGCGGTGCTGTATTGGCTAATTTCCAGCGTGGCTTCGGTGCAGAGGGCGGCAGTACCATCACCCAGCAGGTGGTTAAAAATGCCTTTTTAACAAAAGAAAAAACATTAAAACGAAAAGTGCAGGAAGCATGGCTCTCCTATCAGCTCGAGCAACAGTACACTAAACACCAAATATTTGAAATGTATGTCAATAAAGTCTATGTATCTCAGAACAGTCACGGACTTGCGACAGCAGCAGAGATTTATTACGGCAAAGAATTGAATGAATTAACACTTGCTGAAGCCGCTCAAATTGCAGGGATGCCGCAAAGCCCTAATAATTATAATCCCTTCACACATCCGGATTTAGCAGAAAAAAGACGCAATATTGTTTTGACGTTAATGGAGCAGCACGGATTTATTTCAAAACAAGAAATGGACGATGCGAAAAAGGTTTCGGTTGCTGCTTCTGTTTTAAAAGAAGATCAGCGCACGGTCGATGAAAAACCTTTTGATTCCTTTGTTGATGCCGTAATTGATGAAGTGAAAGAAAACACAGATTTTGATATCTTTACAGACGGTTTGACTATTCAAACCACATTAGACAAAAATGCCCAAACCTATGTTTATAATATGCTAAATTCATCTGATATTATTAACTACCCTGATGAAGCATTTCAAGCCGGGATTGCTCTCCTCGATACAAAAACAGGTGAAATTCGGGCAATTGGCGGTGGCAGAAACCAACAGGTAAAACGCGGATTTAACTATGCAATTGACTCAAAGAGACAACCCGGTTCAACCATCAAGCCTGTTCTTGACTACGCTCCGGCAATTGAATATTTAAATTGGGGCACATATGAGATGATTGAGGATAAACCAATTACGTATTCCTCTGGGAAGAAATTTGGCAACTGGGATCAATCATATAAGGGACCAATGACGATTAGAACCGCTCTTCAATTATCACGAAACACACCTGCAGTTCAAGCCCTTCAGCAAGTGGGATTGGATAAGGCGAAAGACTTTGCTGTAAGTCTTGGCATCCCTTTAAAGGAAATTTTTGAGTCTTATGCAATTGGCGGTTTTGGCGGGGATACGGTTGGTGTCTCACCGCTTGAAATGGCAGGTGCATACAGTGCATTTGGTAATAATGGCTTTTACACCAAGCCGCACGCTGTCACAAAGATCACCCTGCGTGACGGTACCAGTATTAGCACCGCACCAAAACCAAAAGTAGTTATGAAGGATTCAACTGCCTTTATGATTACTGATATGATGAAGAGTGTTCTTGTTTCTCCAGGTACAGGAACAAGGGCAAAAGTACCTGGACTTCCAATTGCCGGGAAAACCGGAACAACAAACTATACAGCTGATGAAATGCAAAAGTGGAACATCAATAAAAGTGCCGTACCAGATGCATGGTTCACTGGCTTAACAACTAATTATACAGCCTCTATTTGGACAGGATATGAGAATCGGAAAACGCCAATAACAAGGGTAGAGGATCAAAGAATCGCCCAGTTACTATTTAAAAATTTAATGGCTTATGTATCAAAGGATATTGAAACTCCCGATTTCACTATGCCTAATAGTGTTCAAAAGGTCAGAATTGAAAAGGGTACAATGCCTCCGGTACTTGCCGGGGAATTTACACCGGATAATCAAATTATCACCGAATATGCCGTAAAAGGACACGCGCCTAAGAAGGTGTCTCAGAAATATAACAAACTTGAGGCACCTGCGAACCCATCTGCGAAATATGATGAAGCCAATAAAAAGATTGTCTTAACATGGGATTATAATAATCCAAATAACACAGATGTACAGTTTGATATCACGATTGATAATGCTTCTGCTCCGGGGCATCTTGTGCAAACTGAAAACAGCTTGACGATTCCTGCTAATCCAGGTGAAAAATATACCTTTACCATATTTGCGATTAGTGGAGATAAAAAAAGTGATCCTGTCACTACTTCCATTGACATTCCTAAGCCTGAAAAAGAAAAAGACCAAGGAGATCAAAACGGTGATGGAAATGAAGGTGATAATGGAAATGGGAACGGGAACGATAATGGTAGCGGGAATGGTAATGGAAATGGAAACGGAAATGGAAACGGAAATGGAAACGGAAATGGTAATGGTAATGGAGATGGAAACGGAGATGGTGGAACAATACCGCCAGCTACCCCTCCTGCCACCCCTTCCAGTGGACAGGGATCCGGATCACGAGAATCATAA
- a CDS encoding YpoC family protein, which translates to MDNLAEAVSSVLKEWEQMKARLDQLFRERDQKNANDLMKKGITLFIQFLHYTNVETSIPNRSLDFDQLSFKPVNIRERLGFIMARPGLYHSYRQLSELMVELEKLYAKKNIKNKSRPKA; encoded by the coding sequence ATGGATAATCTAGCAGAGGCAGTATCTAGTGTATTGAAAGAATGGGAACAGATGAAGGCAAGACTTGACCAATTATTCCGTGAACGAGATCAGAAAAACGCAAATGATTTAATGAAAAAAGGAATTACCTTATTCATTCAATTTTTACATTACACAAATGTTGAAACTTCAATACCCAATCGTTCACTCGACTTTGATCAGTTATCATTTAAGCCGGTGAATATTCGCGAAAGACTAGGCTTTATCATGGCAAGGCCAGGATTATATCATTCATACCGACAGCTTTCTGAGCTGATGGTTGAACTGGAAAAGCTATATGCAAAGAAAAATATAAAAAACAAGTCTAGGCCAAAAGCCTAG
- the nth gene encoding endonuclease III, which translates to MLNNTQIRYCLDEMGRMFPEAHCELTHSNPFELVIAVSLSAQCTDALVNKVTKELFNKYKTPEDYLKVPLEELQNDIRSIGLYRNKAKNIQSLCRMILEEYDGELPMDRDELTKLPGVGRKTANVVVSVAFNIPAIAVDTHVERVSKRLAICRWKDSVLEVEKTLMRKVPKEDWSVTHHRLIFFGRYHCKAQNPQCPSCPLLELCREGKKRMKGKVTVNG; encoded by the coding sequence TTGCTGAATAATACACAAATCCGTTATTGTTTAGATGAGATGGGAAGGATGTTTCCGGAAGCTCATTGTGAGTTAACCCATTCGAATCCATTCGAATTGGTTATCGCTGTTTCTCTATCCGCCCAATGTACCGACGCACTAGTAAATAAAGTGACGAAGGAATTGTTTAATAAATATAAAACACCGGAAGATTATCTTAAGGTTCCGCTTGAGGAACTTCAAAATGATATTCGTTCTATAGGACTATACCGGAATAAAGCAAAGAATATCCAGAGCTTATGCCGAATGATTCTTGAGGAATATGACGGGGAACTCCCAATGGATCGTGATGAGCTGACGAAGCTTCCTGGGGTAGGCAGAAAAACGGCGAATGTCGTTGTGTCCGTTGCCTTTAACATTCCTGCAATTGCTGTTGATACCCATGTTGAACGAGTAAGTAAGCGGCTTGCGATCTGCCGTTGGAAGGATTCTGTATTAGAAGTTGAAAAAACATTAATGAGGAAGGTGCCTAAAGAGGATTGGTCAGTGACCCACCACCGCTTAATCTTTTTTGGCCGCTATCATTGTAAAGCGCAAAATCCCCAGTGTCCAAGCTGTCCATTACTCGAGCTTTGCAGAGAAGGGAAAAAACGGATGAAGGGGAAGGTCACTGTCAATGGATAA
- a CDS encoding DnaD domain-containing protein: MKSTIYAWLQEGNISIPSLLFSEYRNLNLNETELVLLLNIITFIEKGNEFPTPEELSSRMTISISDCNEMLRRLIQRGFIEIIDQYSSEGIRFENYSVKPLWEKLIDQFMKNSKVSKEVEKKSEETDLYTCFEKEFGRPLSPFECESLGMWMDDDHHDPIIIKAALREAVMSGKLNFRYIDRILFEWKKNGIKTIEQAKNHGRKFRQKQTAKGPVKDESHQPAVPFYNWLEQ, from the coding sequence ATGAAATCAACTATTTATGCATGGCTGCAGGAAGGGAATATTTCTATTCCTTCTTTATTATTTTCGGAATATCGAAATCTTAATTTAAACGAGACTGAACTTGTTCTTTTATTAAATATTATTACCTTCATCGAAAAAGGAAACGAATTTCCTACCCCCGAAGAGCTTTCTTCACGGATGACGATTTCAATATCTGATTGTAATGAAATGTTAAGAAGACTAATTCAAAGAGGATTTATTGAAATTATTGATCAATACTCCAGTGAAGGAATTCGTTTTGAGAATTATTCAGTAAAACCCTTGTGGGAAAAACTCATTGATCAATTTATGAAAAATAGTAAAGTTTCAAAGGAAGTCGAGAAAAAATCTGAAGAAACGGATTTATATACTTGTTTTGAGAAAGAATTTGGCCGTCCGTTATCTCCATTTGAATGTGAATCCCTTGGGATGTGGATGGATGATGATCATCATGATCCAATCATCATAAAAGCTGCTCTCCGTGAAGCTGTAATGTCTGGAAAACTAAACTTTCGTTATATTGATAGGATTCTATTCGAATGGAAGAAAAATGGCATTAAAACCATTGAACAAGCGAAAAACCATGGCCGTAAGTTTCGACAAAAACAAACGGCAAAAGGACCCGTCAAGGATGAATCACATCAGCCGGCCGTCCCTTTCTATAACTGGTTGGAGCAATAA
- a CDS encoding pyridoxal phosphate-dependent aminotransferase yields MRLANRVMALTPSTTLAITAKANELKAQGENVIGLGAGEPDFNTPQYILDAATQSMNAGHTKYTPSAGLPALKQAIIKKFEQDQGLTYKLNEIIVGNGAKHVLYTLFQVLLNDGDEVIIPTPYWVSYPEQVKLAGGIPVYIEGQEQNQFKVSPEQLKQAITSKTKAVIINSPSNPTGVLYTAEELLELGKICLEKDILIVSDEIYEKLVYFGAKHVSIAELSPELKEQTIVINGVSKSHSMTGWRIGYAAGNKQLVEAMTNLASHSTSNPTTTAQYAAIAAYNGPQEPVEEMRLAFENRLEIIYDKLVAIPGFTCVKPQGAFYLYPNVKQAAEMTGFKQVDDFVEALLVKAKVAVIPGSGFGTPDNIRLSYATSLENLEEAVSRIHQFVKSKVQGKFVQ; encoded by the coding sequence GTGAGACTAGCAAACCGGGTGATGGCACTTACACCTTCAACAACATTAGCCATTACAGCAAAAGCAAATGAATTAAAGGCACAAGGGGAAAATGTCATTGGTTTAGGAGCAGGAGAACCTGATTTTAATACGCCGCAGTATATTTTAGATGCGGCCACACAATCAATGAATGCAGGACATACAAAGTATACTCCTTCCGCAGGATTACCGGCATTAAAACAGGCGATTATCAAGAAGTTTGAACAAGATCAAGGCTTAACCTACAAACTAAATGAAATCATTGTTGGAAATGGCGCTAAACACGTTCTTTATACACTTTTTCAAGTTCTCTTAAATGATGGGGATGAGGTTATTATTCCGACTCCTTATTGGGTAAGCTATCCCGAACAAGTCAAATTAGCAGGCGGTATTCCTGTCTATATCGAAGGGCAGGAACAAAATCAATTTAAAGTTTCACCTGAACAATTAAAACAGGCAATTACCTCTAAGACAAAAGCGGTAATAATCAATTCCCCGAGTAATCCGACAGGGGTCTTGTATACGGCAGAGGAACTTTTAGAATTGGGCAAAATATGTCTTGAAAAAGATATTCTTATTGTTTCAGACGAGATTTATGAAAAACTTGTTTATTTTGGTGCAAAGCATGTCTCTATTGCGGAACTTTCACCAGAACTTAAGGAACAAACGATTGTCATAAATGGCGTTTCCAAATCACATTCCATGACTGGTTGGAGAATTGGCTATGCTGCCGGAAATAAACAGCTTGTGGAGGCAATGACGAACCTTGCCAGCCATAGTACATCAAATCCAACAACAACAGCCCAATATGCAGCAATTGCCGCATACAACGGCCCCCAGGAGCCAGTTGAAGAAATGCGTCTTGCATTTGAAAATAGATTGGAAATCATTTATGATAAATTGGTTGCCATTCCCGGATTCACTTGTGTCAAGCCGCAAGGAGCTTTTTATTTATACCCAAATGTAAAACAGGCGGCTGAAATGACAGGATTTAAGCAAGTGGATGATTTTGTAGAGGCCTTACTTGTTAAGGCAAAGGTAGCGGTAATTCCCGGCTCCGGATTTGGAACACCGGATAACATTCGTCTTTCCTACGCAACATCCCTTGAGAATTTAGAGGAAGCAGTTTCAAGGATTCACCAGTTTGTAAAATCAAAGGTCCAAGGGAAATTTGTTCAATAA
- a CDS encoding DUF5590 domain-containing protein — protein sequence MKKWIISSVIVLIVILGIAIKIYFSSVEPVKAAEKKSIELAKNKVQFSEVQDFHIYNGLETVYVIEGKNKQGEQVIVWIPEKSKKVFVKKAKKGLSKEKAVQKLLQEKNPKKIVSVRLGMEKNIPLWEIYYRSENNLINYYYVHFETGEWLKKIENL from the coding sequence ATGAAAAAGTGGATTATTTCAAGCGTAATCGTTTTAATCGTGATTTTAGGGATAGCAATAAAAATATATTTTTCTTCAGTAGAACCAGTTAAAGCTGCGGAAAAAAAGTCGATTGAGTTGGCAAAAAATAAGGTCCAATTTAGTGAGGTACAGGATTTTCATATATATAATGGGCTCGAGACAGTATACGTGATTGAAGGAAAAAATAAACAAGGCGAACAAGTAATCGTTTGGATCCCTGAAAAGAGTAAGAAAGTATTTGTCAAAAAGGCGAAAAAGGGATTATCAAAAGAAAAAGCTGTTCAAAAACTTTTGCAAGAAAAAAATCCGAAAAAAATTGTTTCAGTTCGGTTAGGAATGGAGAAAAATATTCCATTATGGGAAATCTACTATCGTTCTGAAAATAATTTAATAAATTATTATTATGTTCACTTTGAAACAGGTGAATGGCTAAAAAAAATTGAAAATCTATAG
- a CDS encoding YpmA family protein, whose product MESKIEVLSTVKIQYSSDLYKIVDALNRTLKQKDLMFGLALDQEDQSKAIFTIYRT is encoded by the coding sequence ATGGAGAGTAAAATCGAGGTTTTATCAACGGTTAAAATTCAATACAGCTCAGATTTATATAAAATTGTTGATGCCCTTAATCGTACATTAAAACAAAAGGATCTTATGTTTGGACTAGCCCTTGACCAAGAAGATCAAAGTAAAGCAATATTTACCATATATCGTACATAA
- the dinG gene encoding ATP-dependent DNA helicase DinG, translated as MLNKFVVIDLETTGNLPKKGDKIIQFAAVVVENGQITEKFSSLINPQKSIPAFIEELTGINDEMVKGAPLFSEITKKVTALLADAYFVAHNVIFDLSFLQEELIQAGCEGFFGPVLDTVEMARILYPTADGYKLTDLAEKEKLNHDRPHQADSDAQVTAELFLILLKRFSLLPHLTIRQLSHLSGGLKSDLQQLLDEMIDMMSNKQEKLPESIEIYNEIALKKSSIESQKAPEKMDVQYPSSAEDKIALIKNGFQFFEKRSGQFQMMDAVYESFQNQRHALIEAGTGVGKSLGYLLPIACFSKQHHLPIIVSTHTIQLQEQILKNEIPLLIKILPFKIRSVLLKGRNHYLSLAKFHQTLMDETDNYDTTLTKMQILVWLTETETGDKDELNLSSGGLIYWNKIKDEPTVFLQNNSWKDQDFYLRAKSNAQAADIIITNHSLLLSDLKGEGSILPETSYVVIDEGHHLEKVASHFFGHSLDYLSTRMLIGQFGIYEQKQLFYELEKILSSIPKKGTKHISPSKLNQMVMDITYEMDEFFKLIALFAKTKLPNKKGMKRIKVRFNQTDRGKEKDGLVHSAERFAFLLKDLHAAIIERLEWVQKGKQSFTSTAESKMEEINTFVNDLAELRNTVINCFIKESQDVKWIEMDTRSPQNITTFIAQPAFVAEQLKEKFFQKKKAVVLTSATLSVNQSFHYIMQELGLDPISTNQMTIPSPFQYKDQVQLLIPEDLPEINTVSMDEYVIAITEHIITIAEATKGRMLILFTAYDMLKKTHELIKESGFLNEYVLIAQGITSGSRTRLTRNFQRYDKAILLGTSSFWEGVDIPGEDLSCLIIVRLPFSPPDEPLTEAKCQLIVKQGGNAFSEYSLPEAILRFKQGFGRLIRTENDRGIIFVFDKRIVTTKYGKSFLQSIPTIPVKKGKIIELVEHIQTWL; from the coding sequence ATGTTAAATAAATTTGTTGTCATTGATTTGGAAACGACAGGTAACCTCCCAAAAAAAGGTGATAAGATTATTCAATTTGCGGCTGTAGTGGTAGAAAACGGACAAATCACGGAAAAGTTTTCGTCACTCATCAATCCTCAAAAGTCGATTCCAGCATTTATTGAAGAATTAACCGGGATAAATGATGAAATGGTAAAGGGCGCACCTTTGTTTTCTGAAATTACTAAGAAGGTAACAGCGTTGCTGGCTGATGCTTATTTTGTTGCCCATAATGTAATATTTGACCTATCTTTTCTTCAGGAAGAATTAATCCAGGCTGGTTGTGAAGGTTTTTTTGGTCCTGTTTTAGATACAGTGGAAATGGCTCGAATTCTCTATCCCACAGCGGACGGCTATAAGCTTACTGACTTGGCTGAGAAGGAGAAGCTGAATCATGACCGGCCGCACCAAGCAGATAGTGATGCACAGGTAACGGCTGAATTATTTTTGATTCTGCTAAAACGGTTTTCTTTATTGCCGCATCTTACAATCAGGCAGCTATCCCATTTATCCGGAGGGTTAAAAAGTGATCTGCAGCAACTTTTAGATGAAATGATCGACATGATGAGCAATAAGCAGGAGAAATTACCAGAGTCAATTGAAATATATAATGAGATTGCATTAAAGAAGAGTTCTATTGAAAGTCAAAAAGCGCCAGAGAAAATGGATGTACAATATCCTTCGAGCGCAGAAGACAAAATTGCGCTCATTAAAAACGGTTTTCAATTCTTTGAAAAGCGGTCTGGTCAATTTCAGATGATGGATGCAGTCTACGAATCATTTCAAAATCAAAGGCATGCCTTAATCGAAGCTGGAACAGGAGTTGGTAAATCGCTTGGATATCTCCTACCAATTGCCTGCTTTTCAAAGCAGCACCATCTTCCCATTATCGTGAGCACACATACCATTCAGCTGCAGGAACAAATTTTAAAAAACGAAATTCCGCTTTTAATTAAAATTCTTCCTTTTAAGATACGATCTGTTCTTCTAAAGGGAAGGAATCATTATTTAAGTTTAGCAAAGTTTCATCAGACGCTGATGGATGAAACCGATAATTATGATACGACTTTAACCAAAATGCAAATCCTCGTTTGGCTGACTGAAACGGAAACTGGTGATAAAGATGAATTAAATCTTTCAAGCGGCGGCCTGATTTATTGGAATAAGATTAAGGATGAACCAACTGTTTTTTTACAAAATAACAGCTGGAAAGACCAAGATTTTTATTTAAGAGCAAAAAGCAACGCACAAGCTGCCGATATTATTATTACTAATCATTCGTTATTGTTAAGTGATCTTAAAGGTGAAGGATCCATATTACCTGAAACGAGTTATGTTGTGATTGATGAAGGTCATCACCTTGAAAAAGTGGCGAGCCACTTTTTTGGCCATTCATTGGATTATTTATCTACTCGGATGCTTATCGGTCAATTTGGAATTTATGAACAAAAACAGCTCTTTTATGAATTAGAGAAGATTCTATCATCCATTCCTAAAAAAGGAACGAAACATATTTCACCATCTAAATTAAATCAAATGGTGATGGACATTACCTATGAAATGGATGAATTCTTTAAATTAATTGCTCTTTTCGCAAAAACGAAGCTTCCAAACAAAAAGGGAATGAAACGAATTAAAGTGAGATTTAATCAAACTGATCGTGGGAAGGAAAAAGATGGGCTCGTTCATAGTGCCGAAAGATTTGCCTTTTTACTTAAAGATTTACACGCAGCTATCATCGAACGCCTAGAATGGGTTCAAAAAGGAAAGCAATCATTTACGAGTACGGCTGAAAGTAAAATGGAAGAAATTAATACATTCGTTAATGACCTTGCTGAACTGCGAAATACAGTAATTAACTGTTTTATTAAAGAATCACAGGATGTTAAATGGATTGAAATGGATACACGGTCACCGCAAAATATAACAACGTTTATCGCCCAGCCAGCATTTGTGGCTGAACAGCTGAAAGAGAAATTTTTTCAGAAGAAAAAGGCAGTTGTGCTGACTTCTGCAACGTTATCTGTTAATCAATCGTTTCATTATATCATGCAGGAACTTGGACTTGATCCAATTTCAACGAATCAGATGACAATCCCTTCACCGTTCCAATACAAAGATCAGGTACAGCTTCTCATTCCCGAAGACTTGCCGGAAATAAATACTGTGTCTATGGACGAGTACGTGATTGCGATTACAGAACATATTATCACGATTGCGGAGGCAACAAAAGGAAGAATGCTAATCCTTTTCACTGCTTATGATATGCTGAAGAAAACGCATGAGTTGATTAAGGAAAGTGGATTTTTAAATGAGTATGTTCTTATTGCTCAAGGAATTACAAGTGGCAGCCGCACAAGGCTGACAAGGAATTTTCAACGTTATGATAAGGCTATTCTACTGGGAACCAGCAGTTTCTGGGAAGGTGTGGATATTCCCGGTGAGGACTTATCATGTCTTATCATTGTAAGGCTCCCATTTAGCCCTCCGGACGAGCCGTTGACAGAAGCGAAATGTCAATTGATCGTAAAGCAAGGAGGCAATGCATTTAGCGAATATTCGCTCCCGGAAGCCATTCTTCGCTTTAAACAAGGATTTGGCCGATTAATTCGGACAGAAAATGACCGCGGCATCATATTTGTCTTTGATAAAAGAATTGTGACTACCAAATATGGTAAATCCTTTTTACAATCAATCCCAACAATCCCAGTGAAAAAGGGAAAGATTATTGAATTAGTAGAGCATATTCAAACTTGGTTATGA